A DNA window from Aminipila luticellarii contains the following coding sequences:
- a CDS encoding DUF3343 domain-containing protein, with translation MKKEYLLTFSSFYKAKYAQEKITELGVRCTVKRAPSEIVTSCGYAIYLKTEDINRVLSIFDGEILTVKGVFMIDSSSGSTQYRKISF, from the coding sequence ATGAAAAAGGAGTATTTGCTTACTTTCTCATCATTTTATAAAGCAAAATACGCTCAAGAAAAGATAACAGAATTAGGAGTAAGATGCACAGTGAAAAGAGCACCCTCAGAGATTGTTACATCCTGTGGATATGCTATTTATTTAAAAACAGAAGATATAAACAGAGTGTTAAGTATATTTGACGGAGAAATACTGACTGTAAAAGGTGTATTTATGATAGATAGCTCTTCAGGCAGTACCCAATATAGAAAAATCTCTTTTTAG